The following DNA comes from Cytophagales bacterium.
TCTGACACTTCTATATCTAACGCCCCTCCCCATTGGTTGCTGACATTCCTGATAGACCACCGTTCTCCAAAGTTCTGGCTAACCCAAATACCATTGTCGCTGACCGCAAATGTCCTGTCAGGCCCCAGCTTAGAATACGCAATTTTGGTAAAGAATGGGGCATCGGGATCTTCTCCAAAAAAATCAGAATCCGAAATACCCGCACGTGATTCCGACCAATTTGCCCCTTCGTCATCTGATCTGAAAATAAAATTGAATTGATTGGATCCCAGGACCCTACGACCGTCTCTGTTCCAAACTACCTCAAAACCATCTCCAAAGAAGTTGAAAAATGCATTGTCGTCCCAGGAAGTTGAAATAGACGGATTTAGAGATGACAAATTCACATCATTGTCTTGTGTGCCGCCGATGTAGACCTGTGCCCGGGGTTTCTTATCTGCGCTATAATACTGACTGGTCACCAGGCCGGTCTCCCGTTCCGTAAATAAGAGGCCTTTGTTATCACTAAAGGCTACACCCCCATCGTTGACAGATATCAGGCGATCACCAGCGAAGGTCAGTAAGTGATGATCATCATGAACGGTATTTGTACCTGGCATTTCAATGATATTCCCCTCCTGAAATTGGATCACTGCAAATTTCATTCGAAAAACAGACGAAGGAAGGTTGTCCGGATCCCAGGTTCCTCCATCCGTTAGAGTCGGCCAGACAAAGACCAACTGATCATTTTCATGACCTCCATCTACGGTAAGGTCCACATCCGGTGTATTCGCATCATACGACCTGTTGTGAATGAATATGTACTCCCTATTGATGCTTTCATCCGCATCTAATCCGCGAAAATTTAGATTGAATGCACCATCTCTGGATTGATCTCTAAAAGAAACCATGAGCTGCCGATTCGCATCGATATCCCACACTTCAAAAGGAACGTCAACGTAATCCTGGTAGGTATAATCATTCGCAGGAACTCCTGCATTTCCGCCTACAGGTACATGAAAGCGATGTGCCTTTTGTGTAAGCCCTCCAAAACGAATCTCAATGTTTGGGGTATTTTGCGGATTTCCGATTAAGAGCCTGTTACCAAAGTGCGTCCCTGCGTTAAAGTTCACAAAAGATAAAAACGTTTCCGTATTTTCTTGATCCACACCAATGAAGTCTCTGGTAGAAGTTCCAATTGCCATTTCATCTACCGTACCTGTCCATAATTCAACCCCACCCCAGTAAACCTTATTTTCATCGGACGGATCAATAGCTATTGAATTATCATATTCTCCCTGAAGCAGAAAATCGGTACCGTCCTGCGCCGGATCTCTGATCTCCTTCCAGCTTTCCCCTTTGTCCGTGGACCAATATAGTCCTGAACCCGTTCTTCTGTTATAAGCGACAGAAGCATAGATTTTATTAGGATTTGTTGGCGCGATGGCAAATTCGGTCCTACCCGGTTCCCCACCACTTGCAAGAACGATGCTGCTTAGAGGTGTCTCATACCAGCTAGCTCCTCCGTCAGTGCTTTTATAAATCCCGTTGAGGATCAAAGAAGCGTAAATGGTATTCGGGTCTTCCGGGTCAAATGCCAATTGTTGAACACGTGAGTTAGCTTCCAGCAATTGTTCCCAGGAAAGGCCTCCATTCTCACTTTTAAAAATACCTGAAATGAAGTCCTGTCGTACCCCGTTGGAAGTGGCCGCATAGAGTAGATTGGCATTTTCCGGATGAACGATGATCCTGTTTGTGTTTAAGAAGTTGCTTACATTTTCGCCAGTAGTAGATTGCAAAATTGCCCAGTTTAAGCCCCCATCCAGTGACTTATAAATACCTATACCATTGACAAAATTTCCGCCTAATCCACCTTCCCCTGTACCTGCATACATGATACCTGGATTAGCAGACGATTGAGCTATGGTAACTGTTGCCAGGTTTGGCATGTTGGGAGTGACGTTGGTCCATGCATCTCCGGCATTTGTTGTTCTCCAGATGCCCCCACCTGCAGTTCCTACCAACCAGGTATTATTGGACACGTCTGAAGCATCCACTAATATTGATCGAGTTCGCCCTCCTATGTTGCCCGGGCCGCGTTCTACCCAGGGGATATCATTCGATACTTTAGCCTGTTCTTTTGATCGATCTCCTGACTTAGCAATAGCCAGGGATAAATATTCATCAGAGTAGCCAATGTCCTCCTGACCAGTTTTGGTCTTGATCATTTGATGAATGTGCCTTACCCCATCAATCCTGGATTTCATCTTCACTCGCTGTGGAACCTGGTCTGGCTTTTCAAGCAACCCAACCACCATGAATACAACAACTACCATCACGGCTAATCCAAAACTTACTCTTCTCCTTCTCATACTACCTCCCTAAAAACACATTTTGATACCTATACCGTATCTGACCACCAAATGGATGCCTTAACCAAAAGGCAAATCAGATAATCGTCGTGATGAATCTATTCAATTTTCGAACGTCTTTATCCGATGAAAAATCTGTTCCGTATTGTTTAACAAATTGCTTCACCTCATTAAAGTAGTCCGTCCCTTTGAAGGACTTTAACTTCCTGGAAAGATCAATTACGCCTTTCCCTTTCACATCGATGAAATATTTGACTTTGTGCTGTAAGGTATAATTTCTGTTCCCTGTGTCCAATGCCTCGTTGTAGGTAGGTTTGATTACCTGGACATCCACCGTTTTATACAGCGTGGATTTACTGTTACTATCCATGATCAAGGCCATCATGCTTGTATTGATAGCATCAGATTTAGTTTGATAGTCCATTACTCGCAGACCTTGAAACAATGCCGAGTCAATTTTTGAGTAATTGATGGAATACATGTTGTCTTTGATGTCTACCAGTACTGCCTTATTGATCAGATCAATATTGGCATTTTCAATATTATAAGTCCCCTTCCCATCTTTGAGATATAATGTTACCGGAACTGTTTCTTTGAAGTACAGATAATCTCCTTCTATTTCAGGGTCCGGAGCGAAAGTATCGATGTACCCAAACATGCTTCCCCTATTTTTCACAAGCAGGTTGGGATCATTTGATACTTGAGCATAAGTCCCACCAAAAATCAGCGTAAATGCTACGATAGTTAAGATTTTTTTCATTGTCATGTATTATTAAGCATAAAAAAAGCACTTACAACAAGTGCAAGTGCTTTTATAACAATTAGAAATTGCTTTTCAATTAATCTTCATCAGCAATATTTACTGTCGCTACACGAAGGAAGTCAGTTCCACCACGGCCAACAGCAATGGTTTCTGAACCTCTAGCAGCAGAAGTAAGTGTTACAGTCAGGACTTTATCTCCATCTACAACTGCGTCACTCAACAACTCAACAGCAATATTACCACGATCAGTAAAGGCTACACCACCCGTGGTTTCAGTACCCGCTTGATTGATATTGTGCTCAACAGTTACCGTTCCACCTGCAGCAGATGCACCAGCAACGTTAAAATCAACACCAAATACGGCATCTCCACCAAATGAGTAAGATACTACGATATCTTCGAGCGTTCCAGCAGGAGCCTCAACGATCAAATCTACACTAGATCCTTCTGTCTCATCGAAGGGAGGCAAAGTGGCATTCAAACCTGGCGCATTAAATGCTACGTACTCAGGAAGATCCTGAAGGTTATCCAGGCCATTATCCGAAAGATCGAATCCATCACAAGATGACAGGATAATGCCAACAAAAAGAATATATACTAAATTTTTCATCAATTAATTCTTTGAAATTAAAGGGCAAACCACATTTTCACTGCATTATCCACTGCCTGAGGAGGAGTATTTGGATTCGCTCCAACCTCATCAGGAGGGAATGAAAATCGCTGAAGGAAATCATCAATTACAGCGCCTGGTACTTCATCAAGCTCAGGAACTCTGGTTCTTCTTACATGGTTCCAGGAAACTACTGGTCGCATGAAAGTTTCAAGGTACTGCTGCTCATGAATCTGCTGCTGAGTAACACCAACGAAAGTCGCTGCAAAAGCATCGATATCAGCTTGTGCGATCGATGCAGTAGCACCGTCAATAGCACCACCATAGTACTGCAAAGCAAGTGTAACACCTTCCTGAGTCAGTGCATCAGCATCACCAGTTACCTCGCCAGCCAAAGCCAACTCAGCACGATAAAGTGCAGTCTCAGCAGGCGTATACCATACAGCTGGGAAGTTGTAACGGATCATACCAGTTGATACAACTGCTCCGAAAGCTCCAAAAGAGAAGCTACCGTAAGGAGGCGTATCGTAATCATCACCACCGTTGATATCAGTAAGAAAGATACCCAAACGAGGATCACTGTTATCTACCAAAAGATCCCTTAAGACAGGAGAAGCAGCGTAAACACCAACAACTTCATTGTTTTCAGTTCCAAAGAAGGTATTGTTCAAATCTGCAAATGCATTTTGATTACCAACATTGTTAAAGAAAGGGAATCTTGCTACGTGTCCGAGCTCTGTGATCAAAGGACGAGTAAGAACGTCAGCAATTCTAGGAGCAGCGTATCCAGGATCAGCATTTCTGATCAACATCAAAATACGCAACTGCAAAGAGTTAGCAAATCGCTCCCAATTCGCCATGTTACCACCGTAGATGAAATCCTCAGACCCGATAGGGAATGCACCTTCTGCAGGGATAGCAGCGATCAATGATACTGCTTCGTCCAACATATCAACAGTACCTTTCAGTACAGTCTCTTGTGAATCAAAGTTAGGAGAAGGGAAATCGATACCATTCAATGCTTCGGTGAATGGAATTTGCTCGAAAATAACTGACAACTCATAGAAAGCCAGGGCTTTCATGATCACTGCAAATGCAGTTACGTTATTCTGAACTTCACCAGCTGCTCTCGCATCATTCTCTAGCAATACCAGGTTACCCAACACAAGGTTGTAGTACATGAACCAGGTGTTACCTGTCAAGAAACTTGTGGTTATACCTGCACGAGGCGAGTTGAAACAAGCTGAGAAATGTTGAGGAACGTCCATGATTCGAGTTCCAAGCTCAGTTTGCTTTCTAGCTTCATATGATACCAAAACATTTGGTATGATCGTAGCAGGGTCAGCAATTGTAGACGCCAATGGGTCAGAATTGATGTCCAGCTTTTCCTCGCAGCTAATTGCTCCGAAGAACATCGCTGCGATAAACATATATATAGAGATTTTTTTCATTACTAGTCTTCTTTTTAGAATCCGAATCTAAGGTTGAAACCAAAGCTTCTAGTAGAAGCTACTGACTGACGCTCAACCCCTACACCATCACTAGCAGAACCGAAAAGGTTAGCTTCTGGATCGATGTGAGGAACTGTAGAGTAAAGAAGAGCGAGGTTACGTCCTTCGAAACCTACTGTAATAGATCGGATAGGAGAGTTAGATAACCAAGAAGAAGGAAGCGTGTAAGAAATGTTTGCTTCTCTTAATTTCACATAAGTAGCATCAAAGATGGTAGCTTCGGCGATACTGTTATCGTCGAGGCTCTGCCAGTACGCTTGAGCGGATCTTACAGGAACGTCATTGTCTCTGAATGTTCCGTCACCGTTATCAAGTACACCTTCCAAATCGATGAATGTACCTTGTCTGTTACGCAATGTCTCTTCAGTCAAACCTGCTGTCCACAATGCATTTACAGTAGAAGATCTCATCAAACCACCAACACTTGCATCGATAGTGAAACCGAAGTTGATGCCTTTCCAAGAGAAGTTATTGGTGAAACCACCTTGCCACTCAGGGAATACAGAACCGAATGTTCTTGCTTCACCAGCCTGACGAGCTCCGTTAACAGGGTTGATGATAGGTCGACCAGAAACAGAATCTCTCAAGAAAGGAATACCGAAAAGTTGGAATTCTTTTCCTGGCTCAGCAACAACTTGTAAGCTGTTGAAAGCAGAAGCGATCAATAGACGATCAACACCTTCGGTCAATTCTTTTACTGTAGACTCAGCAGTAAAGAAGTTTGCGTTTACACTCCACTGGAAATCTCCTTGCTGGATGATATCCACGTTCAAAGAAAGCTCGATACCTTCGTTTTGTACTTCTCCCGCGTTCAACGCAATGGTTGCAAAACCCGTACTTTCTGGAATTGGAGCAGGGAAGAACTGATCGGTAGTAACCGCATTGAAGTATGTCGCATCTAAACCAACTCGACCATCGAAGAAACCAAGTTCGAATCCAAATTCGACCGTTGCTTTGTTCTCAGGAACCAAATTCTGGTTAGGGAATCGGTTTGTTTTTCCGAAAGCAAGAACGCCATTATAAGGGAAGGTAAGGTTCAAACCATACTGTCCGTTTGCAGTAGTTCTAGGGAAGAATCGGAAATCCGCCTGATAAGGCACAGCATCGTTACCAATGTTTGCCCAGCTAGCTCTGAACTTACCGTAAGAAAGGATGTTGTTAGAGATCTGGAATGCATCAGTAAATACGAATGCAGCACTGATCGATGGATAGAAATAAGAATTGTTATCCAAAGGAAGTGTTGAAGACCAGTCATTACGAGCTGTAGCCGTTAAAGTCAACCAGTTCTTGTAAGAAAATTCAGCTTCTCCGAAAACACCATATAATCTGATTTCAGAGAATCCTCTATCAGGAGAGTTGTTAGCAGCATTCGCAGTTTGGAAAAGACCTGCAATTACAAGATCCTGAGCAAAGTTTGTTTCCTGCTCGAAGATTCGCTCGTTATACTGAATTCCACCAAGGATGTTGATATTGATGTCCTCGTTAACAGGGATATTGTAGTTAGCAATACCATCAATAGTCAACTGTCGACGGTTGATGTTATCAGTTTGAAAGTCTCCGTTAACTCGACCTAATGTACCTTTTGCGTTGGCAATGAATCGATTATCCTGTACGAAATCGTATCCTACACGTCCTTTGAAAGTCAGGTTATCTATAGGAGAGTAATCGATAGAATAGTTTCCTAAGAATCTAGAAACTTTCTGATCATTTTGGTTCTCTCTTCGAGTCCAGTAAGGGTTGTTAGTAGACTGCTCGATAATACCAACCTGGTTACCATTGTCATCAGCCCAATCCTGGAAATCTTTGAAATCGATTGAACGACCAAAGTTTGCTATACCGAAGATGTTAGGGTCGTTAGCACCCTGAACACCAACACCTCTGTTGATAGAGCGAACGAATTGTGCACTGAATCTAGACTTCAGGTTCTTGCTGTGATTGAAACCAGCATTTAAGCTAGTAGTCAAACGATCAAGGTTCGCACCTGGAAGGATACCTTCCTGATTCAAAGAGGTAATACTCAATCGATAATCACCTCGCTCATCAGCATCAGCAATTGAAAGGTTGTTGATGAATGTCAAACCATTGTGGAAGAAATCCTTATAGTTCTCATCTTGTGTTTGCAAAGGCTCATCAATACCAAGAATGTTATTTCTTCTGATCTGACCCTGGATAGGCTCACCCCAGCTAGTAGAAAGGAAAGATGAATCATACTTTCCGAGCGTACCAGTTGAATAACCATTCTGGAAATCAGGAACTTTAAAGATTTCATCAACTCTGAAAGAAGTACTGAAATTAACAGTAGGCGCTCCAGAAGCTGATTTTTTACCTTTCTTGGTAGTTACAACGATTACCCCAGCACCTGCTCGAGATCCGTAAAGTGCAGCAGCAGCTCCACCTTTCAATACGTTGATAGACTCGATATCATCTGGGTTCAATAGTCCTGCGTTGTTACCGAAATCTCTGTTACCAGCGATTCGGCTAGTTGAAGCATCCTGAGCGTTAGAGATTGGCACACCATCAACTACCCAAAGTGGGTTGTTTCGACCTGCCAAAGAGGATACCCCTCTAATAGTGATTTTTGATGATGATCCCAGGTTACCAGAAGAACGTCCGATTCTTACTCCAGTTACTTTACCCTGAAGTGCGTTAAGAATGTTGGTTTCTCTGGCTTTTACCAGTTCATCACTTTTTACTCCTGATACAGAGTAACCTAAGCTTCTGGACTCTCTCTCGATACCCAAAGCAGTTACAACTACGGTTTCCAGTTCCTGTACATCAGAAGTCATGGCTACGTCGATCACAGATCGTGAGCCAATCTCAGCTTCTTGAGAAACTAAACCGATAAAGGAGAAAATAAGCACTCCACCTTCGTCAGGCACAGTGAGACGATAGTTACCATCTAAGTCTGAGGTAGTACCGGTAGTTGTACCTTTAAGCACAACATTTACTCCAGGGATAGTAGACCCATCCTCAGCAGATGTGATTGATCCGCTTACTGTCCTTTGTGCGAATACGGACGCGATCGCACAAAAAGAGAACAGTAAACTAAATAGTAGTTTTCTCTTCATAAAAACACATTTGATTAGTAAAACTTTTAACACATTGGTGAGCAACAACCAGGCAACGCAAAACCCGGAATAGGCAATTACTCGCTTCAAATATATAGCGCTTTAACAATTATTAGCATATCTGGAAGATTTAAATATTGAGATAATGTTATGTTTTGGCGATAAAATCAACAGAGGTTTAAGAATAAAATAGGGATTTTCCAAACTAAACAGTAGTTTAATTCTTAACGATCTCCTGATTGTTTACTAAAAGACAAAAAAAAGACCCAGACGATGGTCCGGGTCTTTGTCTCATGATTGATGTAAAGTGTTACCTTATTTCATCAAGTTTTTCGTCAATTTCTTCCTTGCTACCTTTCAGAACAGTAACAGAAGTTTTTTCTTCACCGTTTTCAGTGGTCTTCGTCGTAACTGTAGCTTCGTAATCCTCTCCTTCTGTAGCAGTCATCTCTACCTTCACCTCTTTTGAGATGGAAGTTGTCTGGCTTACACCATCGTCATTCATTGCTACAGTTACGGTAATCTCGTTATCAGACTGTGCATGTCCACTTCCATGACCACCTAAAATTGGTGCAATGATCAATCCTACCAGACAGGTCAATTTGATCAGGATATTCATGGAGGGACCGGAAGTATCTTTGAATGGATCACCTACGGTATCTCCTGTTACTGCCGCTTTATGTGCATCTGACCCTTTATATGTCATCTCTCCATCAATCATAACTCCTGCCTCGAAGCTTTTCTTGGCATTATCCCAGGCTCCTCCCGCATTGTTTTGGAAGATCGCCCAAAGTACTCCAGACACAGCAACACCTGCCATGTAGCTACCCAATGCCTCAGGTCCCATTACGAATCCTATAATAACAGGTGTCACTATGGTGATGGCTCCTGGCAACATCATTTCTTTGATAGACGCCTTAGTGGAGATTTCTACACATTTATCATACTCCGGCTTGGCCGTACCTTCCATGATACCTGGAATCTCTTTGAATTGGCGTCTCACTTCTTTCACCATTTCCATGGCTGCTTTACCTACAGATCTCATAGCCAAAGCAGAAAATACCACAGGGATCATTCCTCCAATAAACAAGGCCGCCAAAACATCTGCTTTAAAGATGTTAATTCCGTCAATACCTGTGAAAGTCACATAAGCCGCAAATAAGGCCAGAGCTGTCAATGCCGCAGAAGCAATTGCAAATCCCTTTCCGATCGCAGCAGTGGTGTTTCCAACAGAATCCAGGATATCTGTTTTCTCACGAACGTCTTCAGGAAGTTCACTCATTTCAGCGATACCGCCCGCATTATCAGCGATAGGTCCAAATGCATCAATGGCCAATTGCATGGCAGTCGTAGCCATCATCGCAGAAGCTGCAATACCTACACCGTAGAATCCAGCCAACTCATAAGCACCCCATATCGCGCCAGCAAATAAGATAATTGGTGCGAATGTGGACATCATACCGGTAGAAAGACCAGCGATGATGTTGGTACCTGCTCCGGTTGCAGAGTTTTGTACGATTTCCAAAACAGGTTTCTTACCCAATCCCGTGTAATACTCTGTAAAGTAAGAAATTAGTCCGCCTACAGCCAGACCTACCAATACGGCATAGAACACGTGTCTCGAAGAAACAGCCAATGCCCCCTCCCCGAAGAAATACATGGTCATCTCTGCTGGCAACAACAGTTTAATGATAAACCAACAAGCAATTGCAGTTAAAATGATGGAACCCCAGTTTCCTTTGTTCAAGGCAGCCTGAACCTGTGGTTCTTTCGCTCCTTCATCTGTCACCTTGATCAGGAATGACCCTAAAATGGAGAAGATGATACCAACTCCGGCAATCACCAAAGGCAACAAGATCGGTCCGATACCATTGAATGCATCGTTAATTGATCCGCCCATGTCACGAATAACATAGTTACCCAATACCATAGAGGCCAAAACAGTAGCCACATAAGAACCGAACAAATCAGCTCCCATTCCTGCAACGTCACCTACATTATCTCCTACATTGTCAGCGATGGTGGCAGGGTTACGAGGATCATCCTCAGGGATACCTGCTTCTACTTTTCCTACCAGGTCAGCTCCTACGTCAGCAGCTTTGGTGTAAATACCCCCACCTACTCGGGCAAAAAGAGCGATAGACTCTGCTCCAAGTGAGAAACCAGCCAATGCTTCAAGTACGACAGTCATTTGATCCACACCGTCAGCCGACCATGTGCCGTTCATAAACCAGTGGAACAATAAGATAAAGAGTACGCTCAATCCGAATACCGCCAGACCAGCAACGCCAAGTCCCATGACCATACCACCAGAAAATGAAACTTTCAATGCTTTTGGCAAACTACTTCTCGCTGCCTGAGTGGTTCTGACATTGGCTGCCGTGGCAATGCGCATTCCGATGTTTCCAGCCAAAGCGGAGAAAACAGCTCCAAATACGAATGCCACCACGATAAACCAGTGTGTGGTTTCCACGATGGTTGAAACAATCCCTAGTAATACACCAGCGATCACCACGAATATGGCCAACACGCGGTACTCAGCCGAAAGGAAAGCCAATGCACCTTCTCGGATGTATTTGGCCAGTTCCTGCATCTTGGTATCTCCTGCATCCTGACTATTTACCCATTTGGCTTTAACTGCCATTACAAGCAGGCCAATCAGTCCCAGCACAGGAACTGCATAAATCAAGTAGTTCATAAGTTTTTAGAATTTCTGCAACGGTCCATCAATCTTCTCTCTCTGGAGTTTCTTATCTCGTTAATTGACTTTTGAATTTGGTTCTTCTCACGACCGTTAGGTTGCCTTTTTTTGAAAACGTCGTGCAAAGATATAGGAATGATGAAATTATAAAAACGCTAAATGTAGGATCTGAAAATACACTGGAACATCGGCAATGGCAAACAGGAACCGATGCCTGTCTCTTTGAACATTTAGATCAAGTTAGTTCAATAGAAAAATTTCAAAACCACACTTATATATAAGGAGTGCTCTCCCCCTTCTATTCAGGTCGGCTCAGATGTTTCTATTTCCTCTCGGATGGAAAGGGAGTTGACGCTATGGGCATCCAGGCCTTGCTGCTTTAGCCATCGGGCATATGTATCCGTGTAGCCATGTGTAACCCACACTTTTTCTGCCCCTGTCTCTTTGATTGCCCAGTTGAGTCCATCCCAGTCGGCATGATCTGACAGCACAAACCCATGCCCGCTATTGCGACGTTTCTTGATCCCACGGACATTCATCCATCCAGAAACCGTTGCTACTTCGTATGGCTGGAATTTTCGCATCCAGCTCGTGCCTAGCGCCGAAGAAGGTGTGACGATGAGGCTTCCGGCAAAGTCTCTGTTTTTGTTACGTTCTTCGGAGACATAGGAAACCTCTGGTAGTTGGGCTCCATCACCATTCAGGGCCTGGTGTACATTCCAGACAGCTCCATGTACATAGATAGGGCCAATGTCTCTATTGACACTCGTGATGATACGCTGCGCCTTACCCAGGGCATATGCACAAATGATAGACGCTTTCCCTACCCGAGCATTGGCCGCCCACCAATCATTGATCTCCTTCATGACCTCTACCTGAGGCTGCCATTGAAAAACGGGCAAGGCAAACGTAGATTCCGTGATAAAGGTGTGGCACTTTACTGGCTCGAAATCCGGTGAAAAATGATCAGGCTCTGTTTTGTAGTCTCCAGATGCTACCCAGACTTCTCCTTTGTATTCCACGCGGACTTGCGCACTACCCCAGATGTGCCCAGCTGGATGGAAGGAGAATTTCACCCCATTGACGGTGAATGATTCTCCAAATTCTTTAAGGGTAAGATGAATGTCCTGGCCAAGCCTGAGTTTGAGAATTTCGTTGTTTTGGCGTTGGGCGATATAGTATTTGTGTCCCCAACGTGCATGATCTGAATGGGCATGGGTAATTACCGCTTTGTCCACCGGATGCGTAGGATCTATGAACACGTCTGCCCGAGGGCAATAAATGCCCTTCGGAGAAAACGTCAATAGATCCTGTTCAATCAAATTTCAGCTCGACTATTTACATAATTCAGGAATTCATTCTTGATGTCCTGATCCTTAAATTTACCGCTGAAGTGAGCCGTACCTGTACGGCTATTAGTATCGTTGACTCCTCGGGAAGAAAC
Coding sequences within:
- a CDS encoding sodium-translocating pyrophosphatase, yielding MNYLIYAVPVLGLIGLLVMAVKAKWVNSQDAGDTKMQELAKYIREGALAFLSAEYRVLAIFVVIAGVLLGIVSTIVETTHWFIVVAFVFGAVFSALAGNIGMRIATAANVRTTQAARSSLPKALKVSFSGGMVMGLGVAGLAVFGLSVLFILLFHWFMNGTWSADGVDQMTVVLEALAGFSLGAESIALFARVGGGIYTKAADVGADLVGKVEAGIPEDDPRNPATIADNVGDNVGDVAGMGADLFGSYVATVLASMVLGNYVIRDMGGSINDAFNGIGPILLPLVIAGVGIIFSILGSFLIKVTDEGAKEPQVQAALNKGNWGSIILTAIACWFIIKLLLPAEMTMYFFGEGALAVSSRHVFYAVLVGLAVGGLISYFTEYYTGLGKKPVLEIVQNSATGAGTNIIAGLSTGMMSTFAPIILFAGAIWGAYELAGFYGVGIAASAMMATTAMQLAIDAFGPIADNAGGIAEMSELPEDVREKTDILDSVGNTTAAIGKGFAIASAALTALALFAAYVTFTGIDGINIFKADVLAALFIGGMIPVVFSALAMRSVGKAAMEMVKEVRRQFKEIPGIMEGTAKPEYDKCVEISTKASIKEMMLPGAITIVTPVIIGFVMGPEALGSYMAGVAVSGVLWAIFQNNAGGAWDNAKKSFEAGVMIDGEMTYKGSDAHKAAVTGDTVGDPFKDTSGPSMNILIKLTCLVGLIIAPILGGHGSGHAQSDNEITVTVAMNDDGVSQTTSISKEVKVEMTATEGEDYEATVTTKTTENGEEKTSVTVLKGSKEEIDEKLDEIR
- a CDS encoding SusD/RagB family nutrient-binding outer membrane lipoprotein, which produces MKKISIYMFIAAMFFGAISCEEKLDINSDPLASTIADPATIIPNVLVSYEARKQTELGTRIMDVPQHFSACFNSPRAGITTSFLTGNTWFMYYNLVLGNLVLLENDARAAGEVQNNVTAFAVIMKALAFYELSVIFEQIPFTEALNGIDFPSPNFDSQETVLKGTVDMLDEAVSLIAAIPAEGAFPIGSEDFIYGGNMANWERFANSLQLRILMLIRNADPGYAAPRIADVLTRPLITELGHVARFPFFNNVGNQNAFADLNNTFFGTENNEVVGVYAASPVLRDLLVDNSDPRLGIFLTDINGGDDYDTPPYGSFSFGAFGAVVSTGMIRYNFPAVWYTPAETALYRAELALAGEVTGDADALTQEGVTLALQYYGGAIDGATASIAQADIDAFAATFVGVTQQQIHEQQYLETFMRPVVSWNHVRRTRVPELDEVPGAVIDDFLQRFSFPPDEVGANPNTPPQAVDNAVKMWFAL
- a CDS encoding T9SS type A sorting domain-containing protein; this encodes MRRRRVSFGLAVMVVVVFMVVGLLEKPDQVPQRVKMKSRIDGVRHIHQMIKTKTGQEDIGYSDEYLSLAIAKSGDRSKEQAKVSNDIPWVERGPGNIGGRTRSILVDASDVSNNTWLVGTAGGGIWRTTNAGDAWTNVTPNMPNLATVTIAQSSANPGIMYAGTGEGGLGGNFVNGIGIYKSLDGGLNWAILQSTTGENVSNFLNTNRIIVHPENANLLYAATSNGVRQDFISGIFKSENGGLSWEQLLEANSRVQQLAFDPEDPNTIYASLILNGIYKSTDGGASWYETPLSSIVLASGGEPGRTEFAIAPTNPNKIYASVAYNRRTGSGLYWSTDKGESWKEIRDPAQDGTDFLLQGEYDNSIAIDPSDENKVYWGGVELWTGTVDEMAIGTSTRDFIGVDQENTETFLSFVNFNAGTHFGNRLLIGNPQNTPNIEIRFGGLTQKAHRFHVPVGGNAGVPANDYTYQDYVDVPFEVWDIDANRQLMVSFRDQSRDGAFNLNFRGLDADESINREYIFIHNRSYDANTPDVDLTVDGGHENDQLVFVWPTLTDGGTWDPDNLPSSVFRMKFAVIQFQEGNIIEMPGTNTVHDDHHLLTFAGDRLISVNDGGVAFSDNKGLLFTERETGLVTSQYYSADKKPRAQVYIGGTQDNDVNLSSLNPSISTSWDDNAFFNFFGDGFEVVWNRDGRRVLGSNQFNFIFRSDDEGANWSESRAGISDSDFFGEDPDAPFFTKIAYSKLGPDRTFAVSDNGIWVSQNFGERWSIRNVSNQWGGALDIEVSDVDTDVVWAGGAMDADRKLFVSTDGGNVFNTVNVFEAYPDKGNITTIVTDPNDRQTAYVVFSQPAEPKIIKTTDLGQTWTDISGFVDGVSTVGFPDVGTFSLLVFPDPNRMWAGTEIGVYETLDGGASWNILPNSFPAVTVWDMKVVDGEVIMATHGRGIWTADMGIDYPSQELLLNANEPIEEEPVVYPNPSQGKFSVIIDGRPINRLEVWSLEGKLIQVFDEPQESYSLDQKGLFLTRIYQEGKIITGKLVID
- a CDS encoding SusC/RagA family TonB-linked outer membrane protein encodes the protein MKRKLLFSLLFSFCAIASVFAQRTVSGSITSAEDGSTIPGVNVVLKGTTTGTTSDLDGNYRLTVPDEGGVLIFSFIGLVSQEAEIGSRSVIDVAMTSDVQELETVVVTALGIERESRSLGYSVSGVKSDELVKARETNILNALQGKVTGVRIGRSSGNLGSSSKITIRGVSSLAGRNNPLWVVDGVPISNAQDASTSRIAGNRDFGNNAGLLNPDDIESINVLKGGAAAALYGSRAGAGVIVVTTKKGKKSASGAPTVNFSTSFRVDEIFKVPDFQNGYSTGTLGKYDSSFLSTSWGEPIQGQIRRNNILGIDEPLQTQDENYKDFFHNGLTFINNLSIADADERGDYRLSITSLNQEGILPGANLDRLTTSLNAGFNHSKNLKSRFSAQFVRSINRGVGVQGANDPNIFGIANFGRSIDFKDFQDWADDNGNQVGIIEQSTNNPYWTRRENQNDQKVSRFLGNYSIDYSPIDNLTFKGRVGYDFVQDNRFIANAKGTLGRVNGDFQTDNINRRQLTIDGIANYNIPVNEDININILGGIQYNERIFEQETNFAQDLVIAGLFQTANAANNSPDRGFSEIRLYGVFGEAEFSYKNWLTLTATARNDWSSTLPLDNNSYFYPSISAAFVFTDAFQISNNILSYGKFRASWANIGNDAVPYQADFRFFPRTTANGQYGLNLTFPYNGVLAFGKTNRFPNQNLVPENKATVEFGFELGFFDGRVGLDATYFNAVTTDQFFPAPIPESTGFATIALNAGEVQNEGIELSLNVDIIQQGDFQWSVNANFFTAESTVKELTEGVDRLLIASAFNSLQVVAEPGKEFQLFGIPFLRDSVSGRPIINPVNGARQAGEARTFGSVFPEWQGGFTNNFSWKGINFGFTIDASVGGLMRSSTVNALWTAGLTEETLRNRQGTFIDLEGVLDNGDGTFRDNDVPVRSAQAYWQSLDDNSIAEATIFDATYVKLREANISYTLPSSWLSNSPIRSITVGFEGRNLALLYSTVPHIDPEANLFGSASDGVGVERQSVASTRSFGFNLRFGF